One Hemibagrus wyckioides isolate EC202008001 linkage group LG07, SWU_Hwy_1.0, whole genome shotgun sequence DNA segment encodes these proteins:
- the greb1l gene encoding GREB1-like protein isoform X2: MGNSYAGQLKSSRFEEALHNSIEASLRSSTGDPQPIFTQLYLEPDNFSTNLDDIKSKMDLSLRSDAGGHVLMNCQSSSGLEDMDDDDESDTSSPPLPYLQAPPPDGCCTVDGFCQAGKDIRLVSMATEPIDVPPGFELVGAKSPSIPEHILVCAVDKRFLPDENGKNALLGFSGSCVGCGEKGFRYFTEFSNHINLKLSTQPKKQKHLKYHLVKNSQGALCKGTLICWKDCKTRQFSSVSSSKPSSSSSLSSKENGGTNSHSPSSFSLSDSPPARAQSSSSPGIFGTPEVTRECSFLKPPSPTTHTTKPLPIVPTALRVNGLTNGLTMESRPTLLSPSHTNPLATPTQGYRPIKQGDSPASSAMASGPPKKRHRSWHPPPAMPVPAPAVPVPAIRPLPCGTVPGSLLSLTNQASLPASGVIQPQPITAGETVIVPDNLLNTCGVRPIILIGQGALPYFFGNVCDVVVSPLLASCYNYSQLSEKSLVTLGVSPSQIPTSETLILLTLQYLARLGSEQIPLREEFEQIVLKATVCGAAAPPITAVQLPWLARVEASVSAGSVQVLLAQNSLGEGIAETLRSLSENTHLQQQQAQRLPNYVLIIHTSASAGVSEFCIVVLGKYQSRALAEGMLTTNEFLKEISYELITGKVSVLASHFNKTSLGDNLEKELVRYQQRRKQQAELSDSVHSQEEVNIKVDTGTEPLSDTFQIYPPQLTVARSLLSLVCGIADSNSQNLDLGRFCKVDFLVLVPPSNVLLHQTTRRIRQSGVLVDLGMEDASTAQQKADKYVVRLDNEVHSKMEAFMKKVKQNPYTLFVLIHDNSHVDLTSAMSGSVSHGDLQGLADRVVNSQEVLDAENLLLLQVTSFPYTLQSCHSRISIQNEVHWPSNHGLGALFPKDLVYFGLKEYQHSVQWGVSSPILRCDDAFERMVNVLLQRHPHLHSMVIRSYLLIQQYTEAMMALTACPALRDHVTPQTLAMVEGVMSNTGRGGRGHMLLVRVPSLQLARLARERLEEAQHKLGLERKFAVVLGGPTYEISLAPHFCTQLRAWRRCGTEDWTPVTYEDLEDLPCIVILAGKDPLGETFPRSLKYCDLRLIDSSFLSRTALEQEVGVACSYVTRGVIPDTMTMADKGVKLKEEEEDELERSGGGMMESDELHLELDRPLSNGSATTRASGSLAENGVSSSVVPDSSHKSCSVSSSHPELASSSSFNSSPNHVKQECDSQCPGSSSSSLSSSSSSSSSSSTSPGSHRPSQSTQTFSTASKLTRHVFAPIVVLSRAAYRLLAPDSADQPSSAWLLPHGDVEWIGTLRPPVPQQGDATEQSLYYRQWTKTRPQHADYSTAASNHPRRLLLSGPPQVGKTGAYLQFLRILFRMLIRLLEVDVYDEDELEEDDVTEDTNAPVSSGPSWPDLEEMQKMPFDLNPRDPKFKQCSAVYSGRNPLRISGLKQEKYVEIHERKRKTVSMRLSMFAAHNAFHHCEQCHHYSEPGPARPLSDCTFHAFSFCSSMLGEEVQLHFIIPKNKEHHFVFSQQGHQLESMRLPVLSDQDGVKSTIFTPTTGRQDLGLLNLHHALEGAPHLHILVVKQHEMALYRKFWPNHVLLVLPSIFNNSGVGAARFMIKELSYHNLELERNRQEEQGVQRQDVWPFILIMDDSCVLWNAHVQNRDGSVEVCNISLKRVLLHMEATPSLSHYAMCGLRKWSSKTSASSLGAAFSRCHLHDFILLNVDNTQNVQYDLNRYTCEEVDFNLRVNSSGLLLCRFNRFSIMKKHIPSGGQHTLIKPKLTTLESPSPVSSSQFVCAPDSVCPMLDVPAQLLLERFLQRCSTHLFPHALHSYTHPVLAIDTYLDLGPQLAVCYMSSRPHSVNLDHSGVVFGGLLLYLCDSFVVSGFLKKFRFLKGATLCVVSQDRSSLRQTIVRLELEDEWQFRLRDEFQTANCSEDRPLYFLTGRHI, from the exons ATGGGGAATTCATATGCAGGACAGCTGAAGTCTTCTCGCTTCGAGGAGGCACTGCACAACTCCATCGAGGCCTCTCTGCGCTCGAGTACCGGTGATCCTCAGCCCATCTTCACTCAGCTTTACCTGGAGCCAGATAACTTCAGCACCAACCTGGACG ACATTAAATCCAAAATGGACCTGAGCCTCAGGTCAGATGCAGGTGGTCACGTCCTGATGAACTGCCAGTCCTCCAGCGGCCTCGAGGACATGGACGATGATGACGAATCAGACACCAGCAGCCCTCCACTTCCTTACCTGCAGGCTCCGCCCCCTGACGGCTGCTGCACAGTAGACG GATTCTGTCAGGCGGGGAAGGACATCCGCCTGGTTTCCATGGCGACGGAGCCCATCGACGTGCCGCCTGGGTTCGAGCTGGTGGGAGCCAAATCTCCCAGCATTCCTGAGCACATCCTGGTGTGTGCCGTGGACAAGCGCTTCCTGCCGGACGAAAATGGGAAGAACGCACTTTTAG ggttttCAGGGAGCTGTGTAGGCTGTGGTGAGAAAGGTTTCCGCTACTTCACTGAATTTTCCAACCACATCAACCTGAAGCTGAGCACGCAGCCCAAAAAGCAGAAGCACTTAAAGTATCACCTGGTGAAGAACTCTCAGGGGGCGCTGTGTAAAGGCACACTCATCTGCTGGAAAG ACTGTAAGACGAGGCAGTTCTCCAGCGTGTCTTCATCCAAACCCAGTTCATCATCCTCACTGAGCAGCAAAGAGAACGGAGGAACCAACAGCCACAGTccctcctccttctccctctcag atTCTCCTCCAGCACGGGCACAGTCTAGTTCGTCTCCAGGAATTTTCGGGACTCCAGAAGTGACGCGGGAATGTAGCTTCCTGAAACCTCCCAgccccacaacacacaccactaaaccTTTACCtatag tacctactgctctGCGTGTTAACGGCCTGACGAACGGTTTAACCATGGAAAGCCGGCCCACTTTGCTAAGCCCCAGCCACACAAACCCACTGGCCACTCCCACACAAGGCTATCGGCCAATCAAACAAGGCGATAGTCCAG CATCCTCTGCCATGGCATCAGGGCCTCCGAAAAAGCGTCACCGTAGTTGGCACCCTCCTCCGGCGAtgcctgttcctgctcctgctgtCCCGGTCCCGGCGATCCGCCCGCTGCCCTGCGGTACAG TCCCAGGTTCATTGCTCTCGCTGACCAATCAAGCGTCTCTGCCAGCGTCAGGTGTCATACAgcctcagccaatcacagcggGAGAAACCGTGATCGTCCCTGATAACCTGCTGAACACCTGCGGAGTTCGACCCATCATCCTCATCG GTCAAGGCGCTCTGCCATACTTCTTCGGGAACGTGTGTGACGTGGTGGTGAGCCCCCTGCTGGCCAGCTGCTATAACTACAGCCAGCTGAGTGAGAAGAGCCTGGTGACACTGGGAGTGTCACCGAGCCAAATCCCCACCTCTGAGACCCTCATCCTGCTCACGCTGCAGTACCTTGCACGCctcg GTTCGGAGCAGATCCCTTTGCGTGAGGAGTTTGAGCAGATCGTGCTGAAGGCCACAGTTTGTGGTGCTGCCGCCCCCCCCATCACCGCCGTGCAGCTGCCGTGGCTGGCTCGAGTCGAGGCGAGTGTGTCGGCTGGAAGCGTTCAGGTTCTGCTTGCTCAGAATTCACTGGGTGAGGGAATCGCAGAGACACTGCGGTCACTCAGcgaaaacacacacctgcaacaGCAACAAGCACAACGGCTGCCCAACTACGTCCTGATCATCCACACGTCCGCCTCCGCCGGAGTCTCCGAGTTCTGCATCGTGGTGCTCG GTAAATACCAGTCAAGGGCACTGGCTGAGGGAATGCTGACCACTAACGAGTTCTTAAAGGAGATCAGCTACGAGCTCATCACGGGGAAAGTTTCTGTCCTGGCTTCACACTTCAACAAAACATCTCTCG gtgataaTCTGGAGAAGGAGTTAGTGCGGTATCAGCAAAGGAGGAAGCAGCAGGCCGAGCTCAGCGACTCTGTTCACTCGCAGGAAGAAGTAAACATAAAAGTTGACACAGGCACAG AGCCTCTGAGCGACACATTTCAGATTTACCCCCCGCAGCTGACCGTGGCTCGGAGTCTCCTCTCTTTGGTGTGTGGTATCGCAGACTCAAACAGCCAGAACCTTGACCTTGGACGATTCTGCAAAGTCGACTTCCTGGTGCTGGTGCCACCGTCAAACGTCCTGCTTCATCAGACAACCAGGCGCATACGCCAGTCAG gCGTGCTGGTAGACCTGGGGATGGAAGACGCCTCCACAGCCCAGCAAAAAGCAGATAAATATGTAGTGCGTCTGGACAATGAGGTTCACAGCAAAATGGAGGCGTTCATGAAGAAAGTGAAACAGAATCCTTACACACTCTTTGTCCTCATCCACGATAACTCACACGTCGACCTGACCAG TGCGATGTCTGGCTCCGTCTCTCACGGTGATCTTCAGGGATTGGCTGATCGGGTGGTGAACTCTCAGGAGGTTTTAGATGCTGAGAATCTGTTGCTTCTTCAGGTCACATCCTTCCCTTACACCCTGCAGTCGTGTCACTCGCGCATCAGCATCCAAAACGAAGTGCACTGGCCGAGCAACCATGGCCTG ggGGCGCTCTTTCCGAAGGACCTGGTGTATTTTGGGCTGAAGGAGTACCAGCACTCGGTGCAGTGGGGTGTCTCCAGTCCTATCCTGCGCTGTGATGATGCCTTCGAGAGGATGGTCAACGTCCTGCTCCAACG TCATCCTCATCTGCACAGCATGGTGATCCGGAGCTACCTGCTGATTCAGCAGTACACAGAGGCCATGATGGCACTGACTGCGTGTCCGGCACTGAGGGATCACGTCACGCCGCAGACGCTGGccatggtggagggtgtaatgagCAACACGGGACGGGGCGGCAGGGGGCACATGCTGTTGGTACGTGTGCCCTCGCTGCAGCTGGCACGACTGGCACGGGAGAGGCTGGAAGAGGCACAACACAAACTGGGGCTGGAGAGGAAGTTCGCCGTGGTGCTGGGAGGACCGACATACGAGATCAGCCTCGCACCGCACTTCTGCACACAGCTCAGG gCATGGAGACGGTGTGGAACTGAAGACTGGACTCCTGTCACCTATGAGGATCTGGAAGATTTACCCTGCATCGTCATTCTCGCTGGGAAAGACCCTCTGGGGGAAACATTccccag GTCTCTGAAGTACTGTGACCTGCGACTGATTGACTCCAGCTTTCTGAGCCGCACAGCTCTAGAGcaggaagtgggtgtggcctgctCCTACGTCACTCGTGGCGTCATTCCTGACACCATGACGATGGCAGACAAAGGGGTGAAactgaaggaggaagaggaggacgaGCTAGAGAGAAGCGGTGGAGGAATGATGGAGTCTGACGAACTGCATCTGGAGCTGGACAGACCCCTGAGCAATGGCAGTGCTACAACCCGAGCCTCCG gCTCCCTTGCAGAAAATGGTGTCAGCTCCTCTGTGGTTCCTGACTCCTCCCACAAATCCTGCTCTGTCTCCTCCTCCCACCCGGAACTGGCCAGTAGCAGCTCCTTCAACTCCTCTCCTAATCATGTTAAGCAGGAGTGTGACTCCCAGTGTCCCGggtcttcttcctcctccttatcttcgtcctcttcctcatcctcttcctcgtCCACCTCTCCCGGTTCTCATCGTCCGAGCCAGTCTACTCAGACGTTCTCTACGGCAAGTAAATTGACCCGGCACGTCTTTGCCCCCATAGTGGTTCTGTCCCGCGCTGCCTATCGGCTCCTGGCCCCTGATTCTGCAGATCAGCCCAGCTCAGCTTGGCTCCTCCCCCACGGAGATGTGGAGTGGATCGGTACACTCCGGCCCCCCGTCCCACAGCAAGGTGACGCTACTGAGCAGTCGCTATATTACCGCCAGTGGACAAAAACGCGACCACAGCATGCCGATTACAGCACTGCAGCCTCCAACCACCCGAGGAGGCTATTACTGAGCGGACCACCGCAG GTCGGTAAAACCGGTGCATATCTGCAGTTTTTGCGGATTTTGTTTCGGATGTTGATTCGTCTCTTGGAGGTGGACGTTTATGATGAGGATGAGCTGGAGGAAG atgatGTTACCGAAGACACCAATGCTCCTGTGTCCAGCGGCCCATCTTGGCCTGACCTGGAGGAGATGCAGAAGATGCCCTTTGACCTTAACCCTCGTGACCCCAAGTTTAAgcagtgcagtgctgtgtattcCGGCAGGAATCCGCTCAGAATAAGTG gaCTGAAGCAAGAAAAATATGTTGAGATCcatgagaggaagaggaagacggTGTCTATGAGGCTCAGCATGTTCGCAGCCCATAATGCATTTCACCACTGTGAGCAGTGCCATCATTACAGCGAGCCTGGACCTGCCCGTCCa cTGTCCGACTGCACCTTCCATGCCTTCTCATTCTGCTCGTCCATGCTTGGTGAGGAGGTGCAGCTCCACTTCATCATCCCGAAGAACAAAGAGCATCACTTCGTCTTCAGCCAGCAGGGACACCAGCTGGAGAGCATGAGACTTCCTGTCCTCTCTGACCAG gaCGGTGTAAAGAGTACGATCTTCACACCCACGACAGGCCGGCAGGATCTGGGTCTGCTAAACCTCCACCACGCCCTTGAGGGGGCACCACACCTCCACATCCTGGTGGTGAAGCAGCATGAGATGGCCCTCTACAGGAAGTTCTGGCCCAACCACGTCCTGCTGGTGCTGCCCTCCATCTTCAACAACTCTGGAGTGG gagcgGCTCGCTTCATGATTAAAGAGCTTTCATATCACAACCTGGAGCTGGAAAGGAACAGGCAGGAGGAGCAGGGAGTTCAGAGGCAGGACGTCTGGCCCTTCATCCTCATCATGGACGACTCGTGTGTGCTGTGGAACGCCCATGTCCAGAACAGAGATGG ctcaGTGGAGGTGTGTAACATATCTCTGAAGCGTGTGTTGCTGCACATGGAGGcgactccatcactctctcactacgCCATGTGTGGACTGAGGAAATGGAGCAGTAAAACCTCTGCCTCGTCTCTCGGGGCTGCGTTCAGCCGCTGCCATCTGCATGACTTCATCCTGCTCAATGTGGACAACACGCAAAACGTCCAGTACGACCTCAACcg ctacACATGTGAGGAGGTGGACTTTAACCTGAGGGTGAACAGCAGCGGACTTTTGCTGTGTCGCTTCAATCGTTTCAGCATCATGAAAAAACACATCCCGAGCGGCggccaacacacactcatcaaaccCAAActcacg acgcTGGAGTCTCCTTCCCCAGTGTCCAGCTCGCAGTTTGTGTGTGCGCCGGACAGCGTGTGTCCGATGTTGGATGTCCCGGCTCAGCTGCTGCTCGAGAGATTCCTGCAGCGCTGCAGCACACACCTGTTCCCTCACGCGCTACATAGctacacacaccctgtactCGCCATCGACACCTACCTCGACCTCGGGCCTCag ttggcAGTGTGTTACATGAGCTCCAGACCTCACTCGGTTAACCTGGACCACAGTGGTGTCGTGTTTGGCGGGCTGCTCCTCTACCTGTGTGACTCCTTTGTGGTTTCTGGCTTCCTGAAGAAATTCCGCTTCCTGAAAg gtgcCACGCTGTGTGTGGTGTCTCAGGACCGCAGCTCTTTGCGTCAGACGATCGTGAGACTGGAGCTGGAGGACGAGTGGCAGTTCCGTCTGCGAGACGAGTTCCAGACGGCCAACTGCAGCGAGGATCGTCCGCTTTACTTCCTCACAGGACGCCACATTTAA